The following coding sequences lie in one Armatimonadota bacterium genomic window:
- a CDS encoding GNAT family N-acetyltransferase has translation MTEIRTIRPDETDAFLRLLCNVFNLDFARAQTLFREEPLFDLNRKWALFEGGQMVSILTTTPLEFGWGPAIGIAGVATLANRQGEGFARRLLEKVLVESEKRGEGPALLFAADTRLYESIGFEGIDRVVRGPIVSLPLDIQLEPIPVDDVKAKYTAWSGEDHSRLRRDARRWKYWLWQFRESFAYRDGYLCLENTQVRELVLPGPEKKLPVPLGTEWIGLASMTDQFEIPLGSISVPMYLMGYNFPGIPQLFMTDQF, from the coding sequence ATGACCGAAATTCGAACGATTCGCCCCGACGAGACGGACGCCTTCTTGCGTCTTCTGTGTAACGTCTTCAACCTCGACTTCGCCCGAGCCCAGACTCTCTTTCGCGAGGAGCCGCTGTTCGATCTGAACCGCAAGTGGGCCCTATTCGAGGGTGGTCAGATGGTCAGCATCCTCACGACGACGCCACTGGAGTTTGGATGGGGACCAGCGATCGGCATCGCTGGGGTGGCAACGCTCGCCAATCGACAGGGTGAGGGCTTTGCCCGACGCCTGTTGGAGAAGGTTTTGGTCGAATCCGAAAAGCGGGGCGAGGGACCGGCGCTGTTGTTTGCCGCCGATACACGGCTGTACGAGTCCATCGGCTTCGAGGGTATCGACCGGGTGGTGCGGGGGCCGATCGTGTCGCTTCCTCTGGACATTCAGTTGGAGCCGATACCGGTCGACGACGTGAAGGCAAAGTACACGGCTTGGAGTGGGGAGGACCACAGTCGTCTTCGTCGCGATGCGCGGCGGTGGAAGTACTGGCTGTGGCAGTTCCGCGAGTCATTTGCCTACCGGGACGGATATCTGTGCCTGGAAAATACGCAGGTGCGCGAATTGGTGCTTCCCGGTCCTGAGAAGAAGCTCCCGGTGCCGCTGGGAACGGAATGGATTGGACTGGCATCGATGACGGATCAGTTCGAGATTCCACTCGGGTCCATCTCGGTGCCGATGTATCTGATGGGCTACAACTTCCCCGGCATTCCGCAACTGTTCATGACCGATCAGTTTTAG
- a CDS encoding TIGR00159 family protein, producing MQDSPVFHVFKDLTPRQLGVTAVDIILVAFIIYRLLMMVRGSRGWRILLGLLVFGALLFLSDYLQLSTLHWILAQATLLGPVALVILFLPELRQALEGLTKLSWFPESVVEAGHEKNLDRGSVEEIVGAVSEMARDRVGAIIVIETGGHLDEIAATGVMLNAKISMSLLGSIFYGQNPLHDGAVVIRGDHILAAACRLPLSESRIDRTLHMRHRAALGVTEQTDVIALVVSEEKGSIRVAQEGKLHTVASTSELREFLVNNTTRTEEEHTPRRSRRKDRKEEEVSL from the coding sequence TTGCAAGATTCGCCCGTATTCCACGTATTCAAAGACCTAACCCCTCGGCAGTTAGGCGTTACGGCCGTGGATATCATTCTCGTGGCGTTCATCATCTATCGCCTGTTGATGATGGTGCGGGGAAGCCGGGGATGGCGCATTCTGCTGGGACTTCTGGTCTTCGGCGCCCTGCTTTTTTTAAGCGACTACCTTCAGCTTTCGACCTTGCACTGGATACTGGCCCAGGCGACCTTGTTGGGGCCGGTTGCGCTGGTCATTTTGTTCCTGCCCGAGCTTCGACAGGCCCTGGAAGGATTGACCAAGCTGAGCTGGTTCCCGGAGAGCGTGGTAGAAGCCGGGCACGAGAAGAACCTTGATCGAGGCTCGGTCGAAGAGATTGTCGGCGCCGTTTCCGAGATGGCGCGCGATCGGGTGGGTGCGATCATCGTCATCGAAACCGGCGGGCACCTGGACGAAATTGCCGCGACTGGCGTGATGCTCAACGCCAAGATTTCTATGTCGCTGTTGGGTTCGATCTTTTACGGTCAGAACCCGTTGCACGACGGGGCGGTTGTGATTCGAGGCGACCATATTCTCGCGGCGGCCTGCCGTCTGCCGTTGAGCGAATCGCGCATCGACCGCACGCTGCATATGCGCCACCGAGCGGCCCTCGGCGTCACCGAGCAGACCGACGTTATCGCGTTGGTCGTCAGTGAGGAGAAAGGCAGCATTCGCGTGGCTCAGGAAGGCAAGCTGCACACCGTCGCGAGTACGTCCGAACTGCGCGAATTTCTGGTCAATAACACAACCCGCACCGAAGAGGAACACACGCCTCGCCGCTCGCGACGAAAGGACCGTAAGGAAGAAGAGGTCTCCCTGTGA